From the Vicinamibacteria bacterium genome, one window contains:
- a CDS encoding VapE domain-containing protein, producing MSAPHPAQVPANPVAPRAKLKRSGPLETFPDPTAAALPQLSQLPARFLAWKRHDDEPGRKPPTGEEGRKLEAWQEPPYLTLDEARKVASKIGGGIGFVLVLGEGYAALDLDGCFQEDGGTPVSDDAKKIVDLVTSAGCYTDTSPSGRGLRALFRGPRSLEVSFKHSPPQVSSLGLFVTLTGTAAEGDPTKELPGLADAVLGLLGQEPQEKPKDRTRTAALPEDGAPIRPGHQDVWLRNRAWMHACRGLQYEDVLAQLRVDVLRCPDEPGREPWGERDLEDLARRAVEKAPEEKLLAGDDGKISKSPENIRRAFRIVQTRPRLDRFSNRRIVETGDGKRVPLDDEMMLRLWLGFDDGLKFRPDKSLFSDVVHLMAATDDFHPVRDYLDSLTWDGTPRAERWLVTYGKAADTEYVRAVGLLFLVAAVRRIRRPGSKFDELVVLESEQGLDKSNAVQALCPKGEWFSQTLTLDKSSKETIEHTTGVWIAEAAEMVGSKRDVDHLKAFLSTQA from the coding sequence GTGAGCGCCCCGCACCCCGCGCAAGTCCCCGCGAATCCGGTCGCGCCTCGTGCTAAACTAAAACGGTCCGGGCCGTTAGAGACCTTTCCGGACCCCACCGCCGCAGCCCTCCCCCAACTCTCCCAACTCCCGGCGCGGTTCCTCGCGTGGAAGCGTCACGACGACGAGCCGGGTAGAAAACCGCCGACCGGGGAGGAGGGCCGCAAGCTCGAAGCCTGGCAGGAACCGCCGTACCTGACCCTCGACGAGGCCAGGAAGGTTGCCTCGAAGATCGGCGGCGGGATCGGCTTCGTCCTCGTACTTGGAGAAGGATACGCCGCCCTCGACCTCGACGGGTGCTTCCAGGAGGACGGCGGAACCCCGGTCTCCGACGACGCCAAGAAGATTGTCGACCTCGTAACGTCGGCGGGATGCTATACCGACACGTCCCCTTCCGGAAGAGGACTCCGCGCCCTCTTCCGCGGCCCGCGGTCCCTGGAGGTGTCGTTCAAACACTCCCCGCCCCAGGTCTCCAGCCTCGGGCTCTTCGTCACCCTGACCGGGACGGCGGCCGAGGGGGACCCCACGAAGGAGCTGCCGGGGCTAGCGGATGCGGTGCTGGGACTCCTCGGGCAGGAACCGCAAGAGAAGCCGAAGGACCGCACGAGGACCGCCGCGCTGCCAGAGGACGGGGCCCCGATCCGGCCCGGACACCAGGACGTGTGGCTCCGGAACCGCGCGTGGATGCACGCGTGCCGAGGACTCCAGTACGAGGACGTGCTCGCCCAGCTCCGCGTGGACGTGCTCCGGTGCCCGGACGAGCCGGGCCGCGAGCCCTGGGGGGAGCGGGACCTGGAGGACCTCGCGAGGCGCGCGGTCGAGAAGGCGCCCGAGGAGAAGCTGCTCGCCGGCGATGACGGCAAGATCAGCAAGTCCCCCGAGAACATCCGCCGGGCGTTCAGGATCGTCCAGACGCGGCCCCGCCTCGACCGATTCTCGAACCGCAGGATCGTGGAGACCGGGGACGGCAAGAGAGTCCCACTCGATGACGAGATGATGCTCCGCCTCTGGCTCGGCTTCGACGACGGTCTCAAGTTCCGGCCAGACAAGAGCCTGTTCTCAGACGTCGTCCACCTAATGGCCGCGACGGACGACTTCCACCCGGTCCGCGACTACCTCGACTCGCTGACGTGGGACGGCACGCCGCGCGCAGAGAGGTGGCTGGTCACCTACGGCAAGGCCGCCGACACGGAGTACGTCCGCGCCGTGGGGCTGCTGTTCCTCGTGGCCGCGGTGAGGCGGATCCGCAGGCCCGGCTCCAAGTTCGACGAGCTGGTCGTCCTGGAGTCCGAGCAGGGTCTCGACAAGAGCAACGCCGTCCAAGCCCTCTGCCCTAAAGGCGAGTGGTT
- a CDS encoding AlpA family phage regulatory protein yields MTPDRLVPEAERRRITSVSRTRWHLLERAGLAPRRRLVTENRVAWLESELTAWVASRPVGGGRAPVKS; encoded by the coding sequence ATGACTCCTGACCGCCTCGTGCCGGAGGCAGAGCGGCGTCGGATCACCTCCGTGTCGCGTACCCGTTGGCACCTCCTGGAGAGGGCGGGCCTCGCGCCCAGGCGCAGGCTCGTCACCGAGAACCGCGTGGCCTGGCTGGAGTCGGAGCTCACGGCCTGGGTCGCGTCACGCCCCGTCGGGGGCGGCAGGGCGCCGGTGAAGTCGTGA
- a CDS encoding tyrosine-type recombinase/integrase: protein MRRPRGTGGLYQRGRTWWMAYRAGGRTVRESARTSVKKHAGDLLLERVRASGQGALSGAPLLVSDLRRLVEEDHTANGRASSKVGPRFTSLERGLGAKTRVRDVTADTVSRYAAARLGEGAARGTVNLELAWLRRALRLARRRGLLPVVPDFESLRLDNARRVFFDEEQFEAVRSRLPEDAADLVEFLWWSGWRRSEAEGLTWDGVDPAAQTVRIETSKTGTARVVPYGPIPGLVALIRRRQGTRDDLRARGVVSPWVFSREDGTPARIGHRAWARACRAAGQPGKTVHDLRRSSARRMVRLGVPQHVVMAVCGWKSAQTFRRYAIVDVALVQEALARAYR, encoded by the coding sequence GTGAGGCGACCTCGTGGGACGGGCGGTCTCTACCAGAGGGGCCGAACTTGGTGGATGGCGTACCGGGCCGGGGGGCGGACCGTCCGGGAGTCCGCCCGCACCTCCGTCAAGAAGCACGCCGGGGACCTGCTCCTCGAACGGGTCCGCGCGTCGGGCCAGGGGGCCCTCTCCGGGGCGCCCCTCCTGGTGTCCGACCTCCGGCGCCTGGTCGAGGAGGACCACACAGCAAACGGCCGCGCGTCCTCCAAGGTCGGCCCCCGGTTCACCTCCCTAGAGCGAGGCCTCGGCGCGAAGACCAGGGTCCGGGACGTCACCGCCGACACGGTCTCCCGGTACGCCGCCGCTCGGCTCGGGGAAGGAGCGGCCAGGGGGACCGTCAACCTGGAGTTGGCGTGGCTCCGTCGCGCGCTGCGCCTCGCCCGGCGCCGGGGCCTCCTCCCGGTGGTCCCCGACTTCGAGTCGCTCCGCTTGGACAACGCGCGGCGGGTGTTCTTCGACGAGGAGCAGTTCGAGGCCGTGCGCTCCCGGTTGCCGGAGGACGCGGCGGACCTGGTGGAGTTCCTCTGGTGGTCGGGTTGGCGCCGGAGCGAGGCGGAGGGCCTGACCTGGGACGGGGTTGACCCGGCCGCGCAGACGGTCAGGATCGAGACGAGTAAGACGGGCACCGCCCGAGTCGTGCCTTACGGCCCGATCCCCGGCCTGGTCGCCCTGATCCGGCGGCGGCAGGGAACCAGGGACGACCTGAGGGCGAGGGGCGTGGTCTCACCCTGGGTCTTCTCCCGGGAGGACGGGACCCCCGCCCGGATCGGCCACCGGGCCTGGGCGCGCGCGTGCCGGGCCGCGGGGCAGCCGGGGAAGACGGTCCACGACCTCCGGCGGTCGTCCGCGCGGAGGATGGTCCGGCTCGGCGTTCCCCAGCACGTCGTGATGGCCGTCTGCGGTTGGAAGTCGGCGCAGACGTTCCGCCGCTACGCCATCGTCGACGTGGCCCTGGTCCAGGAGGCGCTCGCGCGCGCGTACCGGTAG